The Dioscorea cayenensis subsp. rotundata cultivar TDr96_F1 chromosome 7, TDr96_F1_v2_PseudoChromosome.rev07_lg8_w22 25.fasta, whole genome shotgun sequence genome includes a region encoding these proteins:
- the LOC120265011 gene encoding lys-63-specific deubiquitinase BRCC36-like: MSEEVWLSRLTHALSTETKEIMGLDFSAGTSNIQMMRYDHRKDRVKTNPKPLAAASLQDEKMTLTTGSTTQVIGWYHPHPHITILPSHVDVRTQAMYQLLDAGSIRLTLSCFSEDAKKVGRIQVIVFQSMNRDAWKQRDRGNSLVAYTGDSTFDTIADTDCMDMTPSMQEALHLSNLEVSGAEYVRKEVPLKVVPAIPLLKLEHPLNSFTDLQEELFKEDQAAYKEAISHNVQDGKIHPLTFIHLDSTYQAILCKLMEYCLSPAISALQDTLKENEIRLSILMKEVKSLETEGHGRENESSFGPPRRASRRGAF; encoded by the exons ATGTCGGAGGAGGTCTGGCTCAGTCGCCTCACCCACGCATTGAGTACCGAGACCAAGGAGATCATGGGACTTGACTTCTCCGCGGGAAcatcaaatattcaaatg ATGCGGTATGATCATCGCAAAGACCGAGTGAAGACTAATCCTAAACCGTTGGCTGCAGCATCTCTACAAGATGAGAAGATGACACTGACAACAGGAAGCACAACACAAGTGATTGGATGGTACCACCCTCATCCTCATATCACTATACTTCCATCTCATGTAGATGTTCGTACACAAGCAATGTATCAATTGCTAGATGCTGGTTCTATTAGGCTGACACTTTCTTGCTTTAGTGAGGATGCTAAGAAAGTTGGGAGGATTCAGGTTATTGTATTTCAATCCATGAACAGAGATGCAT GGAAGCAAAGAGATAGAGGAAATTCTCTTGTAGCATATACAGGTGATAGCACATTTGACACAATAGCTGATACAGATTGTATGGACATGACACCAAGCATGCAGGAAGCTTTGCACCTATCAAATCTAGAAGTAAGTGGTGCAGAGTATGTTAGGAAGGAAGTACCACTAAAAGTTGTGCCAGCTATTCCACTGCTAAAGCTCGAACATCCTTTAAATTCATTCACAGATTTGCAAGAAGAATTGTTCAAAGAGGACCAAGCAGCATATAAAGAAGCTATTTCACATAATGTACAAGATGGGAAAATACATCCTCTTACTTTCATTCATCTCGATTCGACCTACCAGGCTATACTGTGCAAGTTGATGGAATATTGTTTAAGCCCAGCGATAAGTGCACTACAAGACACTTTGAAGGAAAACGAAATTCGGTTATCCATATTAATGAAGGAGGTCAAGTCATTGGAAACTGAAGGCCATGGCCGGGAGAACGAGTCAAGCTTCGGACCTCCACGGCGTGCCAGCCGGAGGGGGGCGTTTTGA